One region of Salvia miltiorrhiza cultivar Shanhuang (shh) chromosome 3, IMPLAD_Smil_shh, whole genome shotgun sequence genomic DNA includes:
- the LOC131014276 gene encoding pentatricopeptide repeat-containing protein At5g16420, mitochondrial-like isoform X1, with protein MLGYRKIHPLRRITAAAHPFSTMKSESELLQSYTVTPPIKPWPRNLTPKRLCSIITQQQNLDLALQIFHYAGNHHPNFRHTYETYHSIIHKLSRLRAFDPIPSLLNALRASPIKCGENVFITLIRYYGLASRPKEAIKIFLQVNDFGVKRSVRSFNTLLNALVLNKKYDTVYLMFKNCQKRFKIMPNVFTCNILLKALCKKDDVEGALKVLDEMPGIGMVPNVVSYTTIMTGYVDRGDMLGAKRMFDELLDRGWLPDATTYTVLMDGFCKLGRFADATKVMDEMVENGVEPNDVTYSVMIEALCKVKKSGEAVNMIGDMLDNNYVPSSHLCCKVIDALCREGKADEACSLWKLLLVKNCTPDNVILSTLIHWLCKEGKVWEARKLFDEFERGSIPSVLTYNMLIAGMCDRGELCEAGRLWDHMVESGCPPNSFTYNLLINGFCKKGFAKEGIKIFEEMLDRGCSPNESTYSILIEGLCSSGCEADILNVLSAAAANNVEVKSDSWRILVNKFVPNHGNVSATLESILLDNVA; from the coding sequence ATGTTAGGTTATCGGAAAATTCACCCTCTCCGCCGCATCACCGCCGCAGCCCACCCGTTCTCCACCATGAAATCCGAATCCGAACTGCTCCAGTCATACACTGTCACGCCACCAATCAAACCCTGGCCACGAAACCTCACCCCCAAACGCCTCTGCTCCATTATCACCCAACAGCAAAATCTCGATCTCGCCCTTCAGATCTTCCACTACGCCGGAAATCACCACCCCAATTTCCGCCACACTTACGAAACCTACCACTCCATTATCCACAAGCTCTCCCGCTTGCGCGCTTTCGACCCCATACCCTCCCTCTTAAATGCATTACGCGCCTCACCAATCAAATGCGGCGAAAATGTATTCATCACGCTGATTCGGTATTACGGACTTGCCAGCAGACCCAAAGAGGCGATAAAAATATTCCTTCAAGTTAATGATTTTGGAGTGAAGAGGTCAGTTCGCTCGTTTAACACTTTATTAAATGCTTTGGTTCTGAACAAAAAGTATGATACTGTCTACCTTATGTTCAAGAATTGCCAGAAAAGGTTCAAAATCATGCCCAATGTGTTCACTTGCAATATATTGTTAAAAGCTCTGTGTAAGAAGGATGATGTAGAGGGTGCGCTCAAGGTGTTGGATGAAATGCCTGGAATAGGAATGGTGCCTAATGTGGTCAGTTATACTACTATTATGACCGGGTATGTGGACCGTGGTGATATGTTGGGAGCAAAGAGAATGTTCGATGAGCTTCTGGATCGGGGTTGGCTGCCGGATGCAACCACATACACAGTTCTGATGGATGGGTTTTGTAAACTGGGTCGGTTTGCTGATGCAACGAAAGTGATGGATGAGATGGTGGAGAATGGAGTTGAGCCAAATGATGTTACATATAGTGTTATGATTGAGGCATTGTGCAAAGTGAAGAAGTCGGGGGAAGCAGTCAATATGATTGGTGATATGCTTGACAATAATTATGTGCCCAGCTCACATTTATGTTGTAAGGTGATAGATGCCTTGTGCAGGGAAGGGAAGGCTGATGAAGCTTGCAGCTTGTGGAAGTTATTGTTGGTGAAGAACTGTACTCCAGATAACGTGATATTGAGCACACTTATACATTGGTTATGCAAGGAAGGGAAGGTTTGGGAAGCAAGGAAGCTGTTTGATGAGTTTGAGAGGGGTTCTATACCTAGCGTTTTGACGTATAACATGCTGATTGCAGGGATGTGTGACAGAGGGGAGTTGTGCGAGGCTGGAAGGTTGTGGGATCACATGGTGGAATCTGGCTGCCCTCCAAATTCCTTTACTTATAACCTACTGATTAATGGGTTCTGCAAAAAGGGTTTTGCAAAGGAAGGGATCAAAATCTTTGAGGAGATGTTGGATAGAGGGTGCTCTCCAAATGAATCCACTTACTCCATCTTAATTGAAGGGCTGTGCAGCTCTGGTTGCGAAGCAGATATATTGAATGTCCTTAGTGCTGCTGCCGCTAATAACGTGGAGGTCAAATCTGATTCTTGGAGAATTTTAGTGAATAAATTTGTCCCTAATCATGGCAACGTTAGCGCCACTTTGGAAAGCATTTTATTGGATAATGTGGCTTAA
- the LOC131014276 gene encoding uncharacterized protein LOC131014276 isoform X2 — protein MGWSYPEIAIEDLMKLIKSYIDMLILASGYQSTGRLANWDSNNIKRSFQWALFLENVSKALLSSAYYEDSVKELDALLHKMTLDPNFPKDLAHLSCEMLVRARDLMLEHLIHTFPLRESHLKAIITASVEMDISNLKRIDGNVLDVYLEKLNLLPSNGSNLNESRYFEEHDNWGDDDFSVITIQQLGIRQSAVSCSTVAEAGLENTWKTLRLKMHDELGSTSNLEPLKQSTISEEVPLQSDYSNRWRARSLSYMLDKRTIRLISGASMIFSTPEGQWTQVLERLNIPAQSDDFCEMIELLLLGCVANRWSALLEHLMSVSYEIPAISKLYQKVFSLPPGKSQDNFLNEGLMNAKEKSVADYLEVLLSGKVNQLWQLSPVLAAVAIPSWSKLFRSYLRELEGQLIGNSLATSCLAGTVEHKECEVGERIWCLYIFHICFGAGRSTIT, from the exons ATGGGTTGGTCGTACCCTGAAATAGCAATTGAAGATTTAATGAAATTGATAAAAAGTTACATTGATATGTTGATTTTGGCTTCTGGGTATCAATCAACTGGCCGTCTCGCGAATTGGGACTCCAACAACATCAAGAGATCCTTTCAATGGGCGCTCTTTCTGGAGAAT GTGTCGAAGGCCCTACTGAGTTCGGCTTATTATGAAGACTCTGTTAAAGAGCTTGATGCTCTTTTACATAAAATGACATTGGATCCCAATTTTCCTAAG GATCTTGCTCATTTGTCATGTGAAATGCTGGTTCGAGCGAGGGATCTTATGTTAGAGCATCTAATTCATACCTTTCCCCTGAGGGAGTCTCATTTAAAAGCTATAATTACAGCATCTGTTGAGATGGACATTAGCAATCTTAAGAGGATAGACGGCAATGTCCTTGACGTATATCTTGAAAAATTAAATCTGCTTCCCTCAAATGGCTCCAACTTAAATGAGAGCAGATATTTTGAAGAACATGACAATTGGGGGGATGATGATTTTAGTGTGATCACTATCCAGCAACTTGGGATAAGGCAATCGGCAGTATCATGCTCTACTGTAGCGGAGGCTGGCTTGGAAAATACCTGGAAAACTCTAAGACTGAAAATGCATGATGAGCTTGGGAGTACCTCAAACTTAGAGCCGCTGAAACAATCGACAAT AAGCGAGGAGGTCCCACTTCAATCAGATTACTCGAATCGCTGGAGAGCAAGAAGCCTGTCATATATGCTTGACAAGCGGACCATAAGATTGATTTCTGGTGCCAGTATGATTTTTTCTACGCCAGAAGGCCAATGGACTCAAGTGTTAGAACGATTAAATATCCCAGCTCAGagtgatgatttctgtgaaatgATA GAGCTCTTGTTGTTAGGATGCGTTGCAAATAGATGGAGCGCTCTACTTGAGCATCTGATGTCTGTTTCATATGAGATCCCTGCCATATCAAAGCTCTATCAAAAAGTGTTCAGCTTACCACCGGGAAAGTCTCAGGACAATTTTCTGAATGAGGGCCTGATGAATGCTAAG GAAAAAAGTGTTGCGGACTACCTGGAAGTTTTACTAAGCGGTAAAGTCAACCAATTGTGGCAACTATCCCCAGTCCTTGCAGCAGTTGCAATTCCTTCATG GTCAAAGTTGTTCAGATCCTATCTCCGCGAGCTGGAGGGTCAATTGATAGGAAATTCTTTGGCAACCAG TTGTTTAGCCGGCACAGTGGAGCATAAAGAGT GTGAGGTGGGTGAGAGAATTTGGTGTCTTTATATCTTTCATATCTGTTTTGGAGCAGGAAGATCCACTATAACATGA
- the LOC131014276 gene encoding uncharacterized protein LOC131014276 isoform X9 translates to MRFEQDLAHLSCEMLVRARDLMLEHLIHTFPLRESHLKAIITASVEMDISNLKRIDGNVLDVYLEKLNLLPSNGSNLNESRYFEEHDNWGDDDFSVITIQQLGIRQSAVSCSTVAEAGLENTWKTLRLKMHDELGSTSNLEPLKQSTISEEVPLQSDYSNRWRARSLSYMLDKRTIRLISGASMIFSTPEGQWTQVLERLNIPAQSDDFCEMIELLLLGCVANRWSALLEHLMSVSYEIPAISKLYQKVFSLPPGKSQDNFLNEGLMNAKEKSVADYLEVLLSGKVNQLWQLSPVLAAVAIPSWSKLFRSYLRELEGQLIGNSLATRHCSCLAGTVEHKECEVGERIWCLYIFHICFGAGRSTIT, encoded by the exons ATGCGTTTTGAGCAGGATCTTGCTCATTTGTCATGTGAAATGCTGGTTCGAGCGAGGGATCTTATGTTAGAGCATCTAATTCATACCTTTCCCCTGAGGGAGTCTCATTTAAAAGCTATAATTACAGCATCTGTTGAGATGGACATTAGCAATCTTAAGAGGATAGACGGCAATGTCCTTGACGTATATCTTGAAAAATTAAATCTGCTTCCCTCAAATGGCTCCAACTTAAATGAGAGCAGATATTTTGAAGAACATGACAATTGGGGGGATGATGATTTTAGTGTGATCACTATCCAGCAACTTGGGATAAGGCAATCGGCAGTATCATGCTCTACTGTAGCGGAGGCTGGCTTGGAAAATACCTGGAAAACTCTAAGACTGAAAATGCATGATGAGCTTGGGAGTACCTCAAACTTAGAGCCGCTGAAACAATCGACAAT AAGCGAGGAGGTCCCACTTCAATCAGATTACTCGAATCGCTGGAGAGCAAGAAGCCTGTCATATATGCTTGACAAGCGGACCATAAGATTGATTTCTGGTGCCAGTATGATTTTTTCTACGCCAGAAGGCCAATGGACTCAAGTGTTAGAACGATTAAATATCCCAGCTCAGagtgatgatttctgtgaaatgATA GAGCTCTTGTTGTTAGGATGCGTTGCAAATAGATGGAGCGCTCTACTTGAGCATCTGATGTCTGTTTCATATGAGATCCCTGCCATATCAAAGCTCTATCAAAAAGTGTTCAGCTTACCACCGGGAAAGTCTCAGGACAATTTTCTGAATGAGGGCCTGATGAATGCTAAG GAAAAAAGTGTTGCGGACTACCTGGAAGTTTTACTAAGCGGTAAAGTCAACCAATTGTGGCAACTATCCCCAGTCCTTGCAGCAGTTGCAATTCCTTCATG GTCAAAGTTGTTCAGATCCTATCTCCGCGAGCTGGAGGGTCAATTGATAGGAAATTCTTTGGCAACCAG GCACTGCAGTTGTTTAGCCGGCACAGTGGAGCATAAAGAGT GTGAGGTGGGTGAGAGAATTTGGTGTCTTTATATCTTTCATATCTGTTTTGGAGCAGGAAGATCCACTATAACATGA
- the LOC131014276 gene encoding uncharacterized protein LOC131014276 isoform X8: MGWSYPEIAIEDLMKLIKSYIDMLILASGYQSTGRLANWDSNNIKRSFQWALFLENVSKALLSSAYYEDSVKELDALLHKMTLDPNFPKDLAHLSCEMLVRARDLMLEHLIHTFPLRESHLKAIITASVEMDISNLKRIDGNVLDVYLEKLNLLPSNGSNLNESRYFEEHDNWGDDDFSVITIQQLGIRQSAVSCSTVAEAGLENTWKTLRLKMHDELGSTSNLEPLKQSTISEEVPLQSDYSNRWRARSLSYMLDKRTIRLISGASMIFSTPEGQWTQVLERLNIPAQSDDFCEMIELLLLGCVANRWSALLEHLMSVSYEIPAISKLYQKVFSLPPGKSQDNFLNEGLMNAKEKSVADYLEVLLSGKVNQLWQLSPVLAAVAIPSWSKLFRSYLRELEGQLIGNSLATSCLAGTVEHKECG; this comes from the exons ATGGGTTGGTCGTACCCTGAAATAGCAATTGAAGATTTAATGAAATTGATAAAAAGTTACATTGATATGTTGATTTTGGCTTCTGGGTATCAATCAACTGGCCGTCTCGCGAATTGGGACTCCAACAACATCAAGAGATCCTTTCAATGGGCGCTCTTTCTGGAGAAT GTGTCGAAGGCCCTACTGAGTTCGGCTTATTATGAAGACTCTGTTAAAGAGCTTGATGCTCTTTTACATAAAATGACATTGGATCCCAATTTTCCTAAG GATCTTGCTCATTTGTCATGTGAAATGCTGGTTCGAGCGAGGGATCTTATGTTAGAGCATCTAATTCATACCTTTCCCCTGAGGGAGTCTCATTTAAAAGCTATAATTACAGCATCTGTTGAGATGGACATTAGCAATCTTAAGAGGATAGACGGCAATGTCCTTGACGTATATCTTGAAAAATTAAATCTGCTTCCCTCAAATGGCTCCAACTTAAATGAGAGCAGATATTTTGAAGAACATGACAATTGGGGGGATGATGATTTTAGTGTGATCACTATCCAGCAACTTGGGATAAGGCAATCGGCAGTATCATGCTCTACTGTAGCGGAGGCTGGCTTGGAAAATACCTGGAAAACTCTAAGACTGAAAATGCATGATGAGCTTGGGAGTACCTCAAACTTAGAGCCGCTGAAACAATCGACAAT AAGCGAGGAGGTCCCACTTCAATCAGATTACTCGAATCGCTGGAGAGCAAGAAGCCTGTCATATATGCTTGACAAGCGGACCATAAGATTGATTTCTGGTGCCAGTATGATTTTTTCTACGCCAGAAGGCCAATGGACTCAAGTGTTAGAACGATTAAATATCCCAGCTCAGagtgatgatttctgtgaaatgATA GAGCTCTTGTTGTTAGGATGCGTTGCAAATAGATGGAGCGCTCTACTTGAGCATCTGATGTCTGTTTCATATGAGATCCCTGCCATATCAAAGCTCTATCAAAAAGTGTTCAGCTTACCACCGGGAAAGTCTCAGGACAATTTTCTGAATGAGGGCCTGATGAATGCTAAG GAAAAAAGTGTTGCGGACTACCTGGAAGTTTTACTAAGCGGTAAAGTCAACCAATTGTGGCAACTATCCCCAGTCCTTGCAGCAGTTGCAATTCCTTCATG GTCAAAGTTGTTCAGATCCTATCTCCGCGAGCTGGAGGGTCAATTGATAGGAAATTCTTTGGCAACCAG TTGTTTAGCCGGCACAGTGGAGCATAAAGAGTGTGG GTGA
- the LOC131014276 gene encoding uncharacterized protein LOC131014276 isoform X4, translating into MGWSYPEIAIEDLMKLIKSYIDMLILASGYQSTGRLANWDSNNIKRSFQWALFLENVSKALLSSAYYEDSVKELDALLHKMTLDPNFPKDLAHLSCEMLVRARDLMLEHLIHTFPLRESHLKAIITASVEMDISNLKRIDGNVLDVYLEKLNLLPSNGSNLNESRYFEEHDNWGDDDFSVITIQQLGIRQSAVSCSTVAEAGLENTWKTLRLKMHDELGSTSNLEPLKQSTISEEVPLQSDYSNRWRARSLSYMLDKRTIRLISGASMIFSTPEGQWTQVLERLNIPAQSDDFCEMIELLLLGCVANRWSALLEHLMSVSYEIPAISKLYQKVFSLPPGKSQDNFLNEGLMNAKEKSVADYLEVLLSGKVNQLWQLSPVLAAVAIPSWSKLFRSYLRELEGQLIGNSLATRHCSCLAGTVEHKECG; encoded by the exons ATGGGTTGGTCGTACCCTGAAATAGCAATTGAAGATTTAATGAAATTGATAAAAAGTTACATTGATATGTTGATTTTGGCTTCTGGGTATCAATCAACTGGCCGTCTCGCGAATTGGGACTCCAACAACATCAAGAGATCCTTTCAATGGGCGCTCTTTCTGGAGAAT GTGTCGAAGGCCCTACTGAGTTCGGCTTATTATGAAGACTCTGTTAAAGAGCTTGATGCTCTTTTACATAAAATGACATTGGATCCCAATTTTCCTAAG GATCTTGCTCATTTGTCATGTGAAATGCTGGTTCGAGCGAGGGATCTTATGTTAGAGCATCTAATTCATACCTTTCCCCTGAGGGAGTCTCATTTAAAAGCTATAATTACAGCATCTGTTGAGATGGACATTAGCAATCTTAAGAGGATAGACGGCAATGTCCTTGACGTATATCTTGAAAAATTAAATCTGCTTCCCTCAAATGGCTCCAACTTAAATGAGAGCAGATATTTTGAAGAACATGACAATTGGGGGGATGATGATTTTAGTGTGATCACTATCCAGCAACTTGGGATAAGGCAATCGGCAGTATCATGCTCTACTGTAGCGGAGGCTGGCTTGGAAAATACCTGGAAAACTCTAAGACTGAAAATGCATGATGAGCTTGGGAGTACCTCAAACTTAGAGCCGCTGAAACAATCGACAAT AAGCGAGGAGGTCCCACTTCAATCAGATTACTCGAATCGCTGGAGAGCAAGAAGCCTGTCATATATGCTTGACAAGCGGACCATAAGATTGATTTCTGGTGCCAGTATGATTTTTTCTACGCCAGAAGGCCAATGGACTCAAGTGTTAGAACGATTAAATATCCCAGCTCAGagtgatgatttctgtgaaatgATA GAGCTCTTGTTGTTAGGATGCGTTGCAAATAGATGGAGCGCTCTACTTGAGCATCTGATGTCTGTTTCATATGAGATCCCTGCCATATCAAAGCTCTATCAAAAAGTGTTCAGCTTACCACCGGGAAAGTCTCAGGACAATTTTCTGAATGAGGGCCTGATGAATGCTAAG GAAAAAAGTGTTGCGGACTACCTGGAAGTTTTACTAAGCGGTAAAGTCAACCAATTGTGGCAACTATCCCCAGTCCTTGCAGCAGTTGCAATTCCTTCATG GTCAAAGTTGTTCAGATCCTATCTCCGCGAGCTGGAGGGTCAATTGATAGGAAATTCTTTGGCAACCAG GCACTGCAGTTGTTTAGCCGGCACAGTGGAGCATAAAGAGTGTGG GTGA
- the LOC131014276 gene encoding uncharacterized protein LOC131014276 isoform X7 has translation MGWSYPEIAIEDLMKLIKSYIDMLILASGYQSTGRLANWDSNNIKRSFQWALFLENVSKALLSSAYYEDSVKELDALLHKMTLDPNFPKDLAHLSCEMLVRARDLMLEHLIHTFPLRESHLKAIITASVEMDISNLKRIDGNVLDVYLEKLNLLPSNGSNLNESRYFEEHDNWGDDDFSVITIQQLGIRQSAVSCSTVAEAGLENTWKTLRLKMHDELGSTSNLEPLKQSTIEEVPLQSDYSNRWRARSLSYMLDKRTIRLISGASMIFSTPEGQWTQVLERLNIPAQSDDFCEMIELLLLGCVANRWSALLEHLMSVSYEIPAISKLYQKVFSLPPGKSQDNFLNEGLMNAKEKSVADYLEVLLSGKVNQLWQLSPVLAAVAIPSWSKLFRSYLRELEGQLIGNSLATRHCSCLAGTVEHKE, from the exons ATGGGTTGGTCGTACCCTGAAATAGCAATTGAAGATTTAATGAAATTGATAAAAAGTTACATTGATATGTTGATTTTGGCTTCTGGGTATCAATCAACTGGCCGTCTCGCGAATTGGGACTCCAACAACATCAAGAGATCCTTTCAATGGGCGCTCTTTCTGGAGAAT GTGTCGAAGGCCCTACTGAGTTCGGCTTATTATGAAGACTCTGTTAAAGAGCTTGATGCTCTTTTACATAAAATGACATTGGATCCCAATTTTCCTAAG GATCTTGCTCATTTGTCATGTGAAATGCTGGTTCGAGCGAGGGATCTTATGTTAGAGCATCTAATTCATACCTTTCCCCTGAGGGAGTCTCATTTAAAAGCTATAATTACAGCATCTGTTGAGATGGACATTAGCAATCTTAAGAGGATAGACGGCAATGTCCTTGACGTATATCTTGAAAAATTAAATCTGCTTCCCTCAAATGGCTCCAACTTAAATGAGAGCAGATATTTTGAAGAACATGACAATTGGGGGGATGATGATTTTAGTGTGATCACTATCCAGCAACTTGGGATAAGGCAATCGGCAGTATCATGCTCTACTGTAGCGGAGGCTGGCTTGGAAAATACCTGGAAAACTCTAAGACTGAAAATGCATGATGAGCTTGGGAGTACCTCAAACTTAGAGCCGCTGAAACAATCGACAAT CGAGGAGGTCCCACTTCAATCAGATTACTCGAATCGCTGGAGAGCAAGAAGCCTGTCATATATGCTTGACAAGCGGACCATAAGATTGATTTCTGGTGCCAGTATGATTTTTTCTACGCCAGAAGGCCAATGGACTCAAGTGTTAGAACGATTAAATATCCCAGCTCAGagtgatgatttctgtgaaatgATA GAGCTCTTGTTGTTAGGATGCGTTGCAAATAGATGGAGCGCTCTACTTGAGCATCTGATGTCTGTTTCATATGAGATCCCTGCCATATCAAAGCTCTATCAAAAAGTGTTCAGCTTACCACCGGGAAAGTCTCAGGACAATTTTCTGAATGAGGGCCTGATGAATGCTAAG GAAAAAAGTGTTGCGGACTACCTGGAAGTTTTACTAAGCGGTAAAGTCAACCAATTGTGGCAACTATCCCCAGTCCTTGCAGCAGTTGCAATTCCTTCATG GTCAAAGTTGTTCAGATCCTATCTCCGCGAGCTGGAGGGTCAATTGATAGGAAATTCTTTGGCAACCAG GCACTGCAGTTGTTTAGCCGGCACAGTGGAGCATAAAGA GTGA
- the LOC131014276 gene encoding uncharacterized protein LOC131014276 isoform X5, with product MGWSYPEIAIEDLMKLIKSYIDMLILASGYQSTGRLANWDSNNIKRSFQWALFLENVSKALLSSAYYEDSVKELDALLHKMTLDPNFPKDLAHLSCEMLVRARDLMLEHLIHTFPLRESHLKAIITASVEMDISNLKRIDGNVLDVYLEKLNLLPSNGSNLNESRYFEEHDNWGDDDFSVITIQQLGIRQSAVSCSTVAEAGLENTWKTLRLKMHDELGSTSNLEPLKQSTIEEVPLQSDYSNRWRARSLSYMLDKRTIRLISGASMIFSTPEGQWTQVLERLNIPAQSDDFCEMIELLLLGCVANRWSALLEHLMSVSYEIPAISKLYQKVFSLPPGKSQDNFLNEGLMNAKEKSVADYLEVLLSGKVNQLWQLSPVLAAVAIPSWSKLFRSYLRELEGQLIGNSLATRHCSCLAGTVEHKECG from the exons ATGGGTTGGTCGTACCCTGAAATAGCAATTGAAGATTTAATGAAATTGATAAAAAGTTACATTGATATGTTGATTTTGGCTTCTGGGTATCAATCAACTGGCCGTCTCGCGAATTGGGACTCCAACAACATCAAGAGATCCTTTCAATGGGCGCTCTTTCTGGAGAAT GTGTCGAAGGCCCTACTGAGTTCGGCTTATTATGAAGACTCTGTTAAAGAGCTTGATGCTCTTTTACATAAAATGACATTGGATCCCAATTTTCCTAAG GATCTTGCTCATTTGTCATGTGAAATGCTGGTTCGAGCGAGGGATCTTATGTTAGAGCATCTAATTCATACCTTTCCCCTGAGGGAGTCTCATTTAAAAGCTATAATTACAGCATCTGTTGAGATGGACATTAGCAATCTTAAGAGGATAGACGGCAATGTCCTTGACGTATATCTTGAAAAATTAAATCTGCTTCCCTCAAATGGCTCCAACTTAAATGAGAGCAGATATTTTGAAGAACATGACAATTGGGGGGATGATGATTTTAGTGTGATCACTATCCAGCAACTTGGGATAAGGCAATCGGCAGTATCATGCTCTACTGTAGCGGAGGCTGGCTTGGAAAATACCTGGAAAACTCTAAGACTGAAAATGCATGATGAGCTTGGGAGTACCTCAAACTTAGAGCCGCTGAAACAATCGACAAT CGAGGAGGTCCCACTTCAATCAGATTACTCGAATCGCTGGAGAGCAAGAAGCCTGTCATATATGCTTGACAAGCGGACCATAAGATTGATTTCTGGTGCCAGTATGATTTTTTCTACGCCAGAAGGCCAATGGACTCAAGTGTTAGAACGATTAAATATCCCAGCTCAGagtgatgatttctgtgaaatgATA GAGCTCTTGTTGTTAGGATGCGTTGCAAATAGATGGAGCGCTCTACTTGAGCATCTGATGTCTGTTTCATATGAGATCCCTGCCATATCAAAGCTCTATCAAAAAGTGTTCAGCTTACCACCGGGAAAGTCTCAGGACAATTTTCTGAATGAGGGCCTGATGAATGCTAAG GAAAAAAGTGTTGCGGACTACCTGGAAGTTTTACTAAGCGGTAAAGTCAACCAATTGTGGCAACTATCCCCAGTCCTTGCAGCAGTTGCAATTCCTTCATG GTCAAAGTTGTTCAGATCCTATCTCCGCGAGCTGGAGGGTCAATTGATAGGAAATTCTTTGGCAACCAG GCACTGCAGTTGTTTAGCCGGCACAGTGGAGCATAAAGAGTGTGG GTGA
- the LOC131014276 gene encoding uncharacterized protein LOC131014276 isoform X6 yields the protein MGWSYPEIAIEDLMKLIKSYIDMLILASGYQSTGRLANWDSNNIKRSFQWALFLENVSKALLSSAYYEDSVKELDALLHKMTLDPNFPKDLAHLSCEMLVRARDLMLEHLIHTFPLRESHLKAIITASVEMDISNLKRIDGNVLDVYLEKLNLLPSNGSNLNESRYFEEHDNWGDDDFSVITIQQLGIRQSAVSCSTVAEAGLENTWKTLRLKMHDELGSTSNLEPLKQSTISEEVPLQSDYSNRWRARSLSYMLDKRTIRLISGASMIFSTPEGQWTQVLERLNIPAQSDDFCEMIELLLLGCVANRWSALLEHLMSVSYEIPAISKLYQKVFSLPPGKSQDNFLNEGLMNAKEKSVADYLEVLLSGKVNQLWQLSPVLAAVAIPSWSKLFRSYLRELEGQLIGNSLATRHCSCLAGTVEHKE from the exons ATGGGTTGGTCGTACCCTGAAATAGCAATTGAAGATTTAATGAAATTGATAAAAAGTTACATTGATATGTTGATTTTGGCTTCTGGGTATCAATCAACTGGCCGTCTCGCGAATTGGGACTCCAACAACATCAAGAGATCCTTTCAATGGGCGCTCTTTCTGGAGAAT GTGTCGAAGGCCCTACTGAGTTCGGCTTATTATGAAGACTCTGTTAAAGAGCTTGATGCTCTTTTACATAAAATGACATTGGATCCCAATTTTCCTAAG GATCTTGCTCATTTGTCATGTGAAATGCTGGTTCGAGCGAGGGATCTTATGTTAGAGCATCTAATTCATACCTTTCCCCTGAGGGAGTCTCATTTAAAAGCTATAATTACAGCATCTGTTGAGATGGACATTAGCAATCTTAAGAGGATAGACGGCAATGTCCTTGACGTATATCTTGAAAAATTAAATCTGCTTCCCTCAAATGGCTCCAACTTAAATGAGAGCAGATATTTTGAAGAACATGACAATTGGGGGGATGATGATTTTAGTGTGATCACTATCCAGCAACTTGGGATAAGGCAATCGGCAGTATCATGCTCTACTGTAGCGGAGGCTGGCTTGGAAAATACCTGGAAAACTCTAAGACTGAAAATGCATGATGAGCTTGGGAGTACCTCAAACTTAGAGCCGCTGAAACAATCGACAAT AAGCGAGGAGGTCCCACTTCAATCAGATTACTCGAATCGCTGGAGAGCAAGAAGCCTGTCATATATGCTTGACAAGCGGACCATAAGATTGATTTCTGGTGCCAGTATGATTTTTTCTACGCCAGAAGGCCAATGGACTCAAGTGTTAGAACGATTAAATATCCCAGCTCAGagtgatgatttctgtgaaatgATA GAGCTCTTGTTGTTAGGATGCGTTGCAAATAGATGGAGCGCTCTACTTGAGCATCTGATGTCTGTTTCATATGAGATCCCTGCCATATCAAAGCTCTATCAAAAAGTGTTCAGCTTACCACCGGGAAAGTCTCAGGACAATTTTCTGAATGAGGGCCTGATGAATGCTAAG GAAAAAAGTGTTGCGGACTACCTGGAAGTTTTACTAAGCGGTAAAGTCAACCAATTGTGGCAACTATCCCCAGTCCTTGCAGCAGTTGCAATTCCTTCATG GTCAAAGTTGTTCAGATCCTATCTCCGCGAGCTGGAGGGTCAATTGATAGGAAATTCTTTGGCAACCAG GCACTGCAGTTGTTTAGCCGGCACAGTGGAGCATAAAGA GTGA